Proteins from a genomic interval of Nautilia sp. PV-1:
- a CDS encoding thiamine-phosphate pyrophosphorylase, with translation MTTNPPLFRTIDANINRYKEGIRVVEDILRYEFDSPLAKELKKLRHINIPDYEKYVDYRDSINDILKPSTKSEQQRSSIKEIVIANLKRSQESARVLEESFKLFDIITSEKFKTARYSLYNLEKEILKLLGT, from the coding sequence GTGACGACTAATCCTCCTCTTTTCCGCACTATAGACGCCAATATAAACAGATACAAAGAAGGTATAAGGGTAGTTGAAGATATTTTAAGATACGAATTCGACTCTCCTTTAGCCAAAGAATTAAAAAAACTAAGACATATTAATATCCCGGATTATGAAAAATATGTCGATTACAGAGATTCAATAAACGACATACTTAAACCGTCCACAAAAAGCGAACAGCAAAGAAGCTCAATAAAAGAAATAGTTATAGCAAATTTAAAAAGATCTCAAGAAAGTGCAAGGGTTTTGGAAGAAAGTTTTAAACTTTTTGATATAATAACATCTGAAAAATTCAAAACCGCCAGATATAGCCTTTATAATCTGGAAAAAGAAATACTCAAACTTCTGGGGACATAG
- a CDS encoding Bax inhibitor-1/YccA family protein: MKFSSNDFGGNPKNVDLQTEKTVNNYTHTHEITDINAFVKRTYQLLAGSLIAGAVGAYVGMGFVGNMVNYATGSLTFTYWGAVILEFILLFGLFVAKNKTPLNLVLLFAFTFMTGFTLAPTLAMYIAANMGYVIGEAFGLTAVAFASLTIFAMNTKRDFSTMGKVLFITLIIVIVASIANIFLHLPMLQLAIASVSAILFSFFILYDTQNIIRGNVSSEIEAAVALYLDFLNLFISLLQILGFLNSDD, from the coding sequence ATGAAATTCAGCTCTAATGACTTTGGCGGCAACCCAAAAAATGTAGATTTGCAAACAGAAAAAACAGTAAATAATTATACTCATACACACGAGATTACGGATATAAACGCATTTGTTAAAAGAACTTACCAGCTACTTGCAGGTTCATTAATAGCGGGAGCGGTAGGCGCATATGTTGGAATGGGCTTCGTCGGTAATATGGTAAATTATGCCACGGGTTCTTTAACATTTACTTACTGGGGTGCTGTAATATTAGAATTTATTCTTCTGTTCGGTCTGTTTGTGGCTAAAAATAAAACTCCTCTTAACCTTGTGCTTTTATTTGCCTTTACTTTTATGACAGGATTTACCCTAGCACCTACACTAGCTATGTACATTGCCGCTAATATGGGATACGTGATCGGTGAAGCGTTCGGACTGACTGCAGTCGCTTTTGCTTCTTTGACAATCTTTGCAATGAATACAAAAAGAGACTTTTCAACAATGGGTAAGGTTCTGTTTATTACATTAATTATAGTAATCGTAGCAAGTATTGCCAATATTTTCCTTCATCTGCCTATGCTGCAGCTTGCAATAGCAAGTGTAAGCGCAATACTTTTCAGCTTTTTTATACTATACGACACTCAAAACATAATAAGAGGAAACGTATCAAGCGAAATAGAAGCCGCAGTTGCGCTATATCTAGATTTTCTAAACCTATTTATTTCTTTACTTCAAATCTTAGGATTCTTAAACAGTGACGACTAA
- a CDS encoding tetratricopeptide repeat protein, with protein sequence MAEENKTNSQDENVIVIEEGEKEEKKKNKLIYIIIILLLVTIILVLVLAAVIIIKKKREAETPAQPQEIAQITKKLEKRHIIQKDEIKQLIKKATILYEKGNKIKALQLLNKLSSYSEALSYYNLGVIKLEEKNYKKALEYFQKAIKNKDNRTLSAINATYAALMMGNKKLFNYYRNLAYTFLPEIAKLKSYPYYYAVVMYYMGYEFEAIPALKTKNLYKEKSEKLLSAIYEYYQDFTKAQAIENNPFYKGISLARIGEYSLAKNYLSMSDLNESQFALGLVDLKLSYFKEASRIFKKFQDNNIYPILVYLKPSLFETKTAQKEFQKSFLKQKEDFYDLFFYYAPYKVFNMNQTISYLKKGIAGIPIGSIEESQSYLSKSATYSALNIKISHALKLALNGHIYLANKEFQKLIKHRETSYILHYDLALTYAQLGDYKNAYIHFLRAYHLNPNDLKSGIYALMALGKLKKTNDYLIASIKEDLNSNTPLEEAMLAITQNNTVKMAAFLDKNDKNNPTWIIARLTSKALLDRDFTYEALKLKSMYPNEIIANLLYFYATNKNLPVYKQALNYQSLFFSQHFDMNDFYYGAKIVRDWYFTFAKISGLLNKVRLNLIKKAKKENFDLIPILKRVAFADLYTKHFEEAYVIYNDLINNKNVMDPHTLYHAAVAAIGANHHANAVALMELAKLKNPTYYEARYGLGLLWQEANNLRAASIQYSRIPDGFESRYFDFNIKPPSNQQF encoded by the coding sequence GTGGCTGAAGAGAACAAAACCAATTCTCAAGACGAAAACGTCATCGTAATTGAAGAAGGGGAAAAAGAAGAAAAAAAGAAAAACAAATTAATATACATAATTATTATTCTTCTTTTGGTTACCATTATATTGGTTTTGGTTCTGGCCGCCGTTATAATCATTAAGAAAAAACGTGAAGCCGAAACACCGGCTCAGCCGCAGGAAATTGCACAGATAACCAAAAAACTTGAAAAACGGCACATTATACAAAAAGACGAAATAAAACAGCTTATCAAAAAAGCGACAATTCTTTATGAAAAGGGCAATAAAATAAAAGCCCTTCAGCTTCTTAACAAACTTTCCAGTTATTCAGAAGCACTTTCCTATTACAATTTAGGAGTTATAAAACTGGAAGAAAAAAACTATAAAAAAGCTCTTGAATACTTCCAAAAAGCCATTAAGAACAAAGACAACAGAACTTTAAGCGCCATTAACGCCACATATGCCGCCTTGATGATGGGCAATAAAAAACTTTTTAACTACTACAGGAATCTGGCATATACGTTCCTTCCTGAAATTGCCAAATTAAAAAGCTACCCTTACTATTATGCGGTTGTTATGTATTATATGGGATATGAGTTTGAAGCCATTCCGGCTTTAAAAACAAAAAACTTATATAAAGAAAAATCTGAAAAACTTTTAAGCGCTATATATGAATACTACCAGGATTTCACCAAAGCACAGGCAATTGAAAACAATCCTTTCTACAAAGGAATATCCCTTGCAAGGATAGGCGAATACTCCCTGGCCAAAAACTATCTTTCAATGTCCGATTTAAACGAGTCCCAGTTTGCTTTGGGACTGGTGGATTTAAAACTTTCCTATTTTAAAGAAGCATCAAGAATATTTAAAAAATTCCAGGACAATAACATATATCCGATTTTAGTGTATTTAAAACCTTCTTTATTTGAAACAAAAACAGCTCAAAAAGAGTTTCAAAAATCATTTTTAAAACAAAAAGAAGATTTTTACGACCTGTTTTTCTACTATGCTCCTTACAAAGTATTTAATATGAATCAGACTATCTCCTATCTGAAAAAAGGTATTGCCGGAATACCTATAGGCTCAATTGAAGAATCACAGTCATATTTAAGCAAAAGTGCCACTTATTCAGCATTAAACATAAAAATTTCCCATGCGCTTAAACTGGCTCTTAACGGCCATATTTATCTGGCTAACAAAGAATTTCAAAAACTTATCAAACACAGAGAAACATCATATATCCTCCATTACGACCTGGCGCTGACATATGCACAGCTTGGAGACTATAAAAACGCTTATATCCATTTCCTTAGAGCATATCATTTGAATCCTAACGATTTAAAAAGTGGTATTTACGCGCTTATGGCTCTCGGCAAACTTAAAAAAACAAACGACTACCTCATAGCTTCTATCAAAGAAGATTTAAATTCAAATACTCCTTTAGAAGAAGCCATGCTTGCCATTACTCAAAACAATACGGTAAAAATGGCGGCGTTTTTAGACAAAAACGACAAAAACAATCCAACCTGGATAATAGCAAGACTGACTTCAAAAGCTCTATTGGACAGAGACTTTACATATGAAGCGTTAAAACTCAAAAGCATGTATCCTAATGAGATCATCGCCAATCTTTTATATTTTTACGCAACCAATAAAAATCTGCCTGTATATAAACAGGCCCTGAATTATCAGTCTCTGTTTTTTTCACAGCATTTTGATATGAACGATTTTTATTACGGAGCCAAAATAGTCAGAGACTGGTATTTTACCTTTGCAAAAATTTCAGGTCTTCTAAACAAAGTCCGATTAAATTTAATAAAAAAAGCAAAAAAAGAAAACTTCGATCTTATACCTATATTAAAAAGGGTGGCTTTTGCAGATCTGTATACCAAACATTTTGAAGAAGCTTATGTAATTTACAACGACTTAATCAACAACAAAAACGTAATGGACCCTCATACTCTTTATCATGCCGCAGTAGCCGCAATAGGCGCCAATCATCATGCCAACGCAGTGGCTTTAATGGAACTGGCAAAACTTAAAAACCCTACCTATTACGAAGCAAGATACGGACTTGGACTTTTATGGCAGGAAGCAAATAATTTAAGAGCGGCATCCATACAGTATTCGAGAATTCCGGACGGATTTGAAAGTAGATATTTCGACTTCAATATCAAGCCTCCTTCCAATCAACAATTTTAA
- the serS gene encoding serine--tRNA ligase: MIDLKLLEKNFDETAKRLQLKGVDEKSLEEIKNLFKEKKEIKTALDKLLEKRNSLSKQIGALMKDGKKEEAENIKKEVSDLKQHISELEEKLKSIDDKLMQKALVIPNIPDEDVPVGKDEDENVEIERIGEPRKFDFEPKPHDELGEKLDWLDFVRGVKLAKSRFTVMKKDAARLERALISFFLDHNREWGFEEVYVPFMVNKETMTGTGQLPKFEEDLFKIDNEDLYLIPTAEVPLTNLFRDEIIPDLNEPIKLTAYTPCFRKEAGSYGKDTKGIIRQHQFDKVELVAITRPEESDKMFEEMVKCAGSALEKLGLPYRKLMLCTGDLGFSAAKTIDLEVWIPSQNRYREISSVSNTRDFQARRAKIRYKDGKKNRLVHTLNGSSLAVGRTLVAIMENYQTKDGNIEIPKVLKKYL, encoded by the coding sequence ATGATAGATTTGAAGCTGCTTGAGAAAAATTTTGACGAAACAGCTAAACGCCTGCAGTTAAAAGGTGTAGATGAAAAAAGCCTTGAAGAGATTAAAAACCTTTTTAAAGAAAAAAAAGAGATAAAAACAGCTCTTGATAAACTTCTTGAAAAAAGAAACTCTCTTTCAAAACAGATCGGTGCCCTTATGAAAGACGGAAAAAAAGAAGAAGCTGAAAACATTAAAAAAGAAGTTTCCGACTTAAAACAGCATATTTCCGAACTGGAAGAAAAACTAAAATCCATAGATGATAAATTAATGCAAAAAGCCCTCGTCATTCCGAATATTCCGGATGAAGACGTACCGGTAGGAAAAGACGAAGACGAAAATGTTGAAATTGAAAGAATCGGAGAGCCGAGAAAGTTCGACTTTGAACCGAAACCTCACGATGAACTCGGAGAAAAGCTGGACTGGCTTGATTTTGTCAGAGGAGTAAAACTCGCAAAAAGCCGTTTTACGGTTATGAAAAAAGACGCCGCAAGACTTGAGAGGGCATTAATAAGCTTCTTTTTAGACCACAACAGAGAATGGGGGTTTGAAGAGGTATATGTTCCTTTTATGGTTAATAAAGAAACAATGACAGGCACAGGACAGCTTCCGAAATTTGAAGAGGACCTGTTTAAAATTGACAATGAGGATTTATATCTCATTCCTACAGCTGAGGTGCCTTTAACCAATCTTTTTAGAGACGAAATAATTCCTGATTTAAACGAGCCTATCAAACTGACGGCTTATACGCCGTGTTTCAGAAAAGAAGCCGGAAGTTATGGAAAAGACACCAAAGGAATCATAAGACAGCATCAGTTTGACAAAGTGGAGCTCGTAGCCATCACCCGCCCTGAAGAGAGCGATAAAATGTTTGAAGAAATGGTAAAATGTGCCGGAAGCGCTTTAGAAAAACTGGGTCTTCCGTATAGGAAACTGATGCTCTGTACCGGAGATCTGGGATTCAGCGCGGCAAAAACAATAGATCTGGAAGTATGGATTCCTTCCCAAAACAGATACAGGGAAATAAGTTCCGTTTCAAATACAAGAGATTTTCAGGCCAGAAGGGCAAAAATCAGATATAAAGACGGCAAGAAAAACAGACTCGTTCATACATTAAACGGAAGTTCGCTGGCCGTCGGAAGAACACTCGTGGCAATTATGGAAAATTACCAGACAAAAGACGGAAATATCGAAATACCCAAAGTTTTAAAAAAATACTTATAA
- a CDS encoding ABC transporter substrate-binding protein has product MKKKLLALGLSALVASTLMAKDIKVGVLQPLTGPIASFGQKTLDGIKLVHEKYNKLPNGDKIVLVVVDNQFDKVQTVNGYKRLASGENVVAIEGPLASSMALAVKRFAGATKTPTVTQIATNPRVTKGSKYLTRACFTDDFQGTVAAKYALKHNLKNAVVVFDMKQDYSVGLARAFEKAYKQGGGKILKKLFINTGDKDFNAQVAQIKKLHPQFIYTPIYAPEEGLFLRQLRAAGVKAPVMGGDGIADPGLLKKLAGKAANGVMYTDHFDPAKAPTPLSKQFIKDFKAKYGRLPSAFAATGADGYLLIYNAIKQCDTKANKTNLQFKQCINDALRHTKNLEAVTGYLTIDPKTGNPVDKPAVIEAIKDGKVVFKELIKP; this is encoded by the coding sequence ATGAAAAAGAAATTATTAGCATTGGGGCTTAGCGCATTAGTTGCAAGTACTTTAATGGCGAAAGATATTAAAGTTGGTGTTTTACAACCATTAACAGGACCTATTGCGTCATTTGGTCAAAAAACACTTGACGGTATTAAACTTGTACATGAAAAATACAACAAACTTCCAAACGGTGATAAAATCGTATTGGTTGTAGTTGACAATCAGTTTGACAAAGTACAGACTGTTAACGGTTATAAAAGATTAGCTAGCGGTGAAAACGTAGTTGCAATTGAAGGGCCTCTTGCAAGTTCAATGGCATTAGCTGTAAAAAGATTCGCAGGAGCTACTAAAACTCCTACAGTTACACAGATTGCTACAAACCCAAGAGTTACAAAAGGTAGCAAATATCTAACAAGGGCATGTTTTACAGATGATTTCCAAGGTACTGTGGCTGCTAAATACGCACTTAAACACAATCTTAAAAATGCAGTAGTTGTATTCGATATGAAACAGGATTATTCTGTAGGTCTTGCCAGAGCTTTTGAAAAAGCATATAAACAAGGCGGAGGAAAAATTCTTAAAAAACTGTTTATCAATACTGGTGATAAAGACTTCAACGCACAGGTTGCACAGATTAAAAAACTTCATCCTCAGTTTATCTATACTCCGATTTATGCACCTGAAGAAGGACTGTTCTTAAGACAGTTAAGAGCGGCTGGAGTTAAAGCGCCTGTAATGGGTGGTGACGGTATTGCGGATCCTGGACTACTTAAAAAACTTGCAGGAAAAGCTGCAAACGGCGTAATGTATACTGACCATTTTGACCCTGCAAAAGCGCCTACTCCGTTATCAAAACAGTTTATTAAAGATTTCAAAGCTAAATACGGAAGACTTCCAAGTGCGTTCGCGGCAACTGGAGCTGACGGATATTTATTAATTTATAACGCAATTAAACAATGCGATACTAAAGCAAACAAAACAAATCTTCAATTCAAACAGTGTATTAACGATGCTTTAAGACATACTAAAAACCTTGAAGCTGTTACAGGTTATTTAACAATTGATCCTAAAACTGGAAACCCAGTTGACAAACCGGCTGTTATTGAAGCAATTAAAGACGGTAAAGTTGTATTTAAAGAGCTAATTAAGCCTTAA
- a CDS encoding diguanylate cyclase, with amino-acid sequence MDFSKPIEIAHDVFWVGYVIPNDPFQCHVYLIKNGEESILIDPGSMITFPVVLEKVTSLVDLKNIKYIIMHHQDPDIVGCYSTFEKIMPKAERYIVTHWRTEMLLKHYMWDTPFYLIDQHNWKLKAGKRELEFVFTPYAHFPGAFCTYDKKTGILFSSDLFGGLTEEFSLFAKNVDDYFEAAKPFHKHYMPSQEVLHHALKQVQKKHPLMIAPQHGSIIKKDLINPLIEKLKDLECGLYLLDDYESDLYILNKTDEVLKQFFKDTVSLSSFNLVLRNLFDNIKKVIPSIQKIEICGISPLSEAEHCFSFGEDHKIVEIDKMDENYSFKKELKQNDKKIGDIYIIINKNMNKREKKLLEMLLNKIAVPVAISLEKELILRELEDNNKKLYEKSITDPLTKLYNREYMKEFLNKKIEEAKRYNFPLSVAMIDIDFFKKINDTYGHLIGDCVLKELSELLKNNFRGSDIVSRYGGEEIFIIMPFTDCENACKKLEYFRSLVEEYTFCDKKSVKITISAGVCEFDKENDGIEDLILKVDRKVYFAKKQGRNKVVCEKGG; translated from the coding sequence ATGGATTTTAGTAAACCGATAGAAATAGCACATGATGTGTTTTGGGTAGGGTATGTTATACCCAACGATCCTTTTCAGTGCCATGTTTATTTAATTAAAAACGGAGAAGAGTCTATACTTATAGACCCGGGCAGTATGATAACTTTTCCTGTAGTTTTGGAAAAAGTGACATCTCTGGTAGATTTGAAAAATATCAAATATATAATAATGCATCATCAGGATCCTGATATAGTGGGATGTTATTCTACATTTGAAAAAATAATGCCGAAAGCCGAAAGATATATCGTTACACACTGGCGTACCGAAATGCTTCTTAAACATTATATGTGGGATACGCCGTTTTATCTTATAGACCAGCATAACTGGAAACTCAAAGCCGGCAAGAGGGAATTGGAGTTCGTATTTACTCCGTATGCGCATTTTCCGGGAGCTTTTTGTACTTATGACAAAAAAACCGGGATTCTTTTTTCAAGCGATCTTTTCGGCGGATTGACGGAGGAGTTTTCTTTGTTTGCGAAGAATGTGGACGATTATTTTGAAGCGGCAAAACCTTTTCATAAACATTACATGCCGAGTCAGGAAGTACTCCATCATGCGTTAAAACAGGTGCAGAAAAAACATCCTTTAATGATAGCACCTCAACATGGGTCGATTATAAAAAAAGATTTGATAAATCCGTTAATAGAAAAATTAAAAGATCTGGAATGTGGGCTTTACCTTTTAGACGATTATGAGAGTGATCTGTATATTTTAAATAAAACTGATGAGGTTTTAAAACAGTTTTTTAAAGACACGGTTTCTCTAAGTTCTTTTAATCTAGTGCTTAGAAATCTTTTTGACAATATTAAAAAAGTTATACCGTCTATACAAAAAATAGAAATCTGCGGTATTTCCCCTTTATCGGAGGCAGAGCACTGTTTTTCTTTCGGGGAGGACCATAAAATCGTAGAAATTGACAAGATGGATGAAAATTACTCGTTCAAAAAAGAGCTTAAACAAAATGATAAAAAAATAGGCGATATCTATATTATAATCAATAAAAATATGAATAAAAGAGAAAAAAAACTTCTTGAAATGCTTTTAAATAAAATTGCGGTGCCTGTGGCCATTTCATTGGAAAAAGAGCTGATATTAAGAGAATTGGAAGACAACAATAAAAAACTTTACGAAAAATCTATTACGGATCCTTTGACTAAACTTTACAACAGAGAATATATGAAAGAATTTTTAAACAAAAAAATAGAAGAAGCCAAACGTTATAATTTTCCTTTAAGCGTTGCTATGATAGATATAGATTTTTTCAAAAAAATAAACGATACATACGGACATTTGATAGGAGACTGTGTTTTAAAAGAGCTTTCAGAGCTTCTTAAAAATAATTTCAGAGGTTCAGATATTGTTTCGAGATACGGCGGGGAAGAAATATTTATTATTATGCCTTTTACGGATTGTGAAAATGCATGTAAAAAACTGGAATATTTCAGAAGTCTGGTAGAAGAATATACATTCTGCGACAAAAAAAGCGTTAAAATAACCATAAGCGCTGGTGTATGCGAATTTGACAAAGAAAATGACGGAATAGAAGATTTAATATTAAAAGTTGACAGAAAGGTTTATTTTGCTAAAAAACAAGGCAGAAATAAAGTAGTCTGCGAAAAGGGGGGATAA
- a CDS encoding PAS domain-containing protein: MSRMVKVVDEEVRFEDVNKENRPVVSKTDIRGKITYTNSVFRALSGYDKGEMEGRPHNIVRHPDMPKKVFEEMWDTILKGEEWSGIVKNLRKDGKYYWVEATIMPIKDENNAIIGFISARRSISDEVKKEYEKIYKEMREKEK; the protein is encoded by the coding sequence ATGAGCAGAATGGTGAAGGTTGTTGACGAAGAGGTCCGTTTTGAAGATGTCAATAAAGAAAACAGACCGGTTGTTTCAAAAACAGATATCAGAGGAAAAATCACATATACCAATTCGGTATTCAGAGCATTGTCCGGATATGATAAAGGGGAGATGGAAGGACGTCCTCATAATATTGTAAGACATCCTGACATGCCTAAAAAAGTATTTGAAGAGATGTGGGATACCATTTTAAAAGGTGAAGAATGGAGCGGAATTGTAAAAAATTTAAGAAAAGATGGAAAATATTACTGGGTAGAAGCCACAATTATGCCTATAAAAGACGAAAATAATGCTATAATCGGTTTTATTTCTGCGAGAAGAAGTATCAGTGACGAAGTGAAAAAAGAGTACGAAAAAATTTACAAAGAAATGAGAGAAAAGGAAAAGTAG
- a CDS encoding branched-chain amino acid ABC transporter permease: MDVGFVLQQIVNGFSLGSMYALIAIGYTLVYGVLRLINFAHGDIMMVGAFMAFIFFKILGLNFYVAVLFAIIFTAAVGILTYASAYKPLLDKGAPKISLLITAIGISFFLESLFNVIANQYLGGTYQAFYFPKWFSHIIHIGSLTVPVLTILVPILTLALLGLVLFILYRTKIGIAIRALAFDIQTVKLMGADSNKIIAFVFALGSGLAAIGGIAYAMAYPSIDPYMGMLVGLKAFAAAVVGGIGSVTGAVIGGFILGFAEVAVPGFFPELGGWKDAFAFIFLIFVLLFKPTGIMGIDFERQRF; the protein is encoded by the coding sequence ATGGATGTTGGATTTGTTTTACAGCAAATTGTAAACGGTTTTTCATTAGGTAGTATGTATGCCCTTATCGCTATCGGGTATACATTGGTTTACGGTGTTCTTAGACTAATCAACTTTGCACACGGAGATATTATGATGGTAGGCGCTTTTATGGCGTTTATCTTTTTTAAAATATTAGGGCTTAACTTTTATGTAGCTGTGCTGTTTGCAATTATTTTTACGGCTGCAGTGGGTATTTTGACATATGCAAGCGCATATAAACCTTTGCTTGACAAAGGTGCGCCTAAAATTTCACTTTTAATTACAGCAATCGGTATTTCGTTTTTCCTTGAATCTTTATTTAACGTAATTGCCAACCAGTATCTAGGAGGTACTTATCAGGCGTTTTATTTTCCAAAATGGTTTTCTCACATTATTCATATAGGTTCATTAACAGTGCCGGTGTTAACTATACTCGTACCTATTTTAACGCTTGCTTTGTTGGGACTTGTACTTTTTATTTTATACAGAACAAAAATCGGTATTGCTATTAGGGCTCTTGCATTTGATATCCAGACAGTAAAGCTTATGGGAGCGGATTCTAATAAAATTATTGCGTTTGTATTCGCATTAGGAAGCGGTCTTGCCGCAATCGGCGGTATAGCTTATGCGATGGCTTATCCGAGTATTGACCCGTATATGGGTATGCTTGTTGGTCTTAAAGCATTTGCCGCCGCTGTTGTAGGAGGTATCGGAAGTGTTACAGGTGCGGTTATTGGTGGATTTATTTTAGGATTTGCTGAAGTTGCCGTTCCGGGATTTTTTCCGGAACTAGGAGGATGGAAAGATGCGTTTGCATTTATATTCCTGATTTTCGTACTTTTATTTAAACCTACAGGTATTATGGGAATAGACTTTGAAAGACAAAGGTTTTAA
- a CDS encoding branched-chain amino acid ABC transporter permease yields the protein MEKAKVKMANLSAPKYFAIIAVVTALFLGFLYISPKWFNDYTITVLGNVYIFIILAVSYNLINGVTGQFSLEPNGFVAIGAYVTALLMLSPDVKADMYIIADPYPFIKDIFLPNPFFTLIISGIVSSLVALTLAFPVFRVRGDYLAIVTLGFGFIIRIFLINNPEISNGSMGLDSIPGFASYFWIGFSALVTVVLVYNIVYSKYGRGMKAVRDDEDAALAMGVNTFKVKTIAFMTSAFFEGVGGGLLASSIGSISPDQFTFMLTFQLLIIIVLGGLGSMSGAILGTLLFLGGMEVLRPLDDATWTLGPVHGIPGLRMVVFSLILLGIMLFARKGLFGDKEIWDYIKFKKK from the coding sequence ATGGAAAAGGCAAAAGTAAAAATGGCAAACTTAAGCGCGCCGAAATATTTTGCGATTATTGCGGTAGTAACGGCGCTGTTTTTAGGATTTTTGTATATTTCTCCGAAATGGTTTAACGATTATACCATTACAGTTTTGGGAAATGTTTATATTTTCATAATATTGGCTGTAAGCTATAACCTGATCAATGGTGTAACAGGCCAGTTTTCACTAGAACCGAACGGATTTGTGGCAATCGGTGCGTATGTAACCGCTTTACTGATGTTGAGTCCTGATGTAAAGGCGGATATGTATATTATTGCTGATCCGTATCCTTTTATTAAAGATATATTTTTACCTAATCCGTTTTTCACACTGATTATCAGCGGTATTGTTTCCTCGCTTGTGGCATTAACGCTTGCTTTCCCTGTATTTAGGGTTAGAGGAGACTATCTTGCTATCGTTACTTTGGGATTCGGATTTATTATTAGAATCTTTTTAATCAACAACCCGGAAATTTCAAACGGTTCGATGGGGCTTGATTCTATTCCTGGATTTGCGAGTTATTTTTGGATAGGGTTTAGTGCTCTGGTTACTGTTGTCCTCGTTTATAATATAGTTTATTCTAAATACGGAAGAGGAATGAAAGCCGTAAGAGACGATGAGGATGCGGCATTGGCCATGGGTGTTAATACGTTTAAAGTAAAAACAATAGCATTTATGACAAGTGCGTTTTTTGAAGGAGTCGGAGGAGGGCTTCTTGCAAGTTCTATCGGTTCTATTTCACCGGATCAGTTTACATTTATGCTAACGTTCCAGTTATTGATTATTATTGTTCTTGGCGGTCTTGGAAGTATGAGCGGAGCGATTTTAGGTACTTTATTATTCCTTGGCGGTATGGAAGTATTGAGACCTTTAGACGATGCGACATGGACGTTAGGACCTGTTCACGGTATTCCTGGACTCAGAATGGTTGTATTTAGTCTTATCCTTTTAGGAATAATGCTTTTTGCAAGAAAAGGTCTTTTCGGAGATAAAGAAATCTGGGATTATATAAAATTTAAAAAGAAATAG
- a CDS encoding thiazole synthase — MSDILKIGKYEFTSRLIVGSGKYPDFQTTRDATLASGAEMITVAVRRVNIMDPNEENLMDYFKDTDVKILPNSAGCTTAEEAITLFRLVREATGIDIIKLEVIGDTAKTLYPDVMETLKACEVLAKEDFTIMAYTNDDPIMAKRLENAGAHAVMPLAAPIGSGLGVQNRYNVVFVKDAVNVPVIVDAGIGTASDAAVAMELGADGVLTNTAIAQAKNPIAMAEAMKHAVIAGRMAYKAGRIPKKPYATASSPLEGLIEF, encoded by the coding sequence ATGAGCGATATTTTAAAAATTGGCAAATATGAATTTACAAGCAGACTTATAGTCGGAAGCGGAAAATATCCTGATTTTCAGACCACGAGAGACGCCACTCTAGCCAGCGGTGCGGAAATGATTACCGTTGCCGTAAGACGTGTAAATATTATGGATCCCAATGAAGAGAATTTAATGGATTATTTTAAAGATACTGATGTCAAAATTCTTCCAAACTCTGCGGGATGTACAACTGCGGAAGAAGCTATTACATTATTCAGACTCGTAAGAGAAGCAACGGGAATTGACATTATTAAACTTGAAGTAATAGGAGATACGGCAAAAACTTTATATCCTGATGTAATGGAAACGTTAAAAGCATGTGAAGTTTTAGCCAAAGAAGATTTTACTATTATGGCTTATACAAACGACGATCCGATTATGGCTAAAAGACTTGAAAATGCCGGCGCTCATGCAGTAATGCCTCTTGCCGCTCCTATCGGAAGCGGACTGGGCGTTCAAAACAGATACAATGTTGTGTTTGTTAAAGATGCTGTAAATGTTCCTGTGATTGTAGACGCGGGTATAGGTACTGCAAGCGACGCTGCGGTTGCCATGGAGCTTGGAGCGGACGGTGTGCTTACGAATACAGCCATTGCACAGGCTAAAAATCCTATTGCAATGGCGGAAGCCATGAAACATGCCGTAATAGCCGGAAGAATGGCTTATAAAGCAGGAAGAATACCTAAAAAACCTTATGCGACGGCCAGTTCACCGTTAGAAGGTCTAATTGAATTTTAA